The Bacteroidales bacterium genome window below encodes:
- the cphA gene encoding cyanophycin synthetase has product MEIQDIRVLKGPNYWSIRHKVIAIRLNIGKFENLPSNKIPGFFDRIAAAMPGLNDHHCSEGRTGGFFERLKTGTWMGHIVEHIALELQNMAGMKVNYGKTRSTGETGVYNLAISYEIERAGIYAGEAAVRIAEALAAGRDYAIEKEIKRLREIYFKDSPGPSTQAIINAAVERDIPFIRLDNATLVQLGYGAKSRRIDATISENTSNIAVDLAGDKFRTKILLRSSGIPVPEGEIVHTVQEASQVIESIGFPVVIKPLNSNQGKGVAVNINEMNEALSCFEEALKYSDSVLVERYHTGNDYRLLVIDCKLIAVALRTPAMVTGNGQDTVMQLIEKANRHPDRGIDHENVLTRIKIDHSTESLLRAQSVTLDSIPARGRNIILKYTANLSQGGTSEDVTDQVHPEIRMLSERTARQTGLDICGIDLIAEDISQPADIGKPVVIEVNAAPGFRMHTHPWTGKSRNVGKPVIDMLFPGKENGRIPIIAITGTNGKTTTSRLIAHIARTAGYITGCTTTDGIYINGNLVEKGDCTGFNSAMTVLKDRSVNFAILETARGGMLRSGLAFDKCDVGIVTNVAEDHIGLKDINSIEEMAKVKSIVPESVKPDGLAILNENNEYTYAMIENVSCPVALFSINPKSRRIQDHMRKGGLTAVYSGNRIIISEGTRVLFEENVINIPLSFNGKAIFNIENAMASLLAVLYYNVPVDIIKKALRSFEPNYENTPGRLNMISFRNFSLIIDYAHNPHGISALGTLVKQTQAREKVGIITAPGDRRNSDIINVGKISAELFDKIIIRIDEDTRGRKPREIIDLLHAGIRERKRNMFIEIIPREHDALSYALSNATEGTLIVLMAEDISRCHKIAEDFKSKHDDFVPDFVPENRYVLRVGKNNVYEYTKRKVNTYRRP; this is encoded by the coding sequence ATGGAAATTCAGGATATCAGGGTACTTAAGGGTCCCAACTACTGGTCTATCCGCCATAAAGTTATTGCAATCCGACTCAACATAGGCAAATTTGAAAATCTGCCGTCAAACAAAATACCGGGCTTCTTTGACAGGATTGCTGCGGCAATGCCCGGACTAAACGATCACCATTGTTCTGAAGGAAGGACAGGCGGTTTTTTTGAGCGATTAAAAACAGGGACATGGATGGGACACATTGTGGAACATATTGCCCTTGAATTGCAGAACATGGCCGGAATGAAAGTGAATTACGGTAAAACGAGGAGCACGGGTGAAACCGGAGTATATAACCTGGCTATTTCGTACGAGATTGAACGGGCGGGGATATATGCCGGTGAAGCGGCAGTTAGAATTGCCGAAGCCCTGGCTGCCGGAAGGGATTATGCCATAGAGAAAGAAATCAAACGGTTGAGGGAGATCTATTTTAAAGACAGTCCGGGCCCAAGCACCCAAGCCATCATTAATGCAGCTGTCGAAAGAGACATTCCGTTTATAAGGCTTGATAATGCCACCCTGGTACAATTGGGATACGGCGCAAAATCAAGAAGGATTGATGCCACTATTTCTGAAAACACAAGCAACATTGCAGTTGACCTGGCTGGTGATAAATTCAGGACAAAAATCCTGTTAAGGTCTTCAGGCATACCTGTACCGGAAGGAGAAATCGTTCATACGGTACAGGAGGCCTCACAAGTAATCGAATCAATTGGTTTTCCGGTTGTGATTAAGCCGCTCAACAGCAACCAGGGCAAAGGTGTGGCCGTGAACATCAATGAAATGAATGAAGCGCTATCCTGTTTCGAAGAGGCGTTGAAGTATTCGGATTCCGTATTGGTTGAACGGTATCATACTGGTAATGATTACCGGCTCCTTGTAATCGACTGCAAACTTATTGCTGTCGCATTGCGAACCCCTGCAATGGTAACCGGTAATGGCCAGGATACGGTGATGCAGCTGATTGAAAAAGCAAATCGTCATCCGGACAGGGGAATTGACCATGAGAATGTTCTTACCCGGATAAAAATTGATCACTCTACTGAATCGTTGCTTCGGGCGCAATCGGTTACTCTTGATTCCATACCGGCAAGGGGTAGAAATATTATATTGAAATATACGGCTAATCTGAGCCAGGGCGGAACCTCCGAAGATGTTACCGACCAGGTTCATCCGGAAATAAGGATGCTTTCCGAACGAACGGCACGACAAACCGGTCTTGATATTTGCGGAATCGACCTGATCGCTGAAGATATTTCACAACCGGCGGATATAGGAAAGCCTGTTGTTATTGAAGTGAATGCAGCTCCCGGATTCAGAATGCACACCCATCCATGGACAGGAAAATCAAGGAATGTAGGGAAACCTGTAATTGATATGCTTTTCCCGGGGAAGGAAAACGGTCGCATTCCGATTATAGCCATTACAGGAACAAACGGTAAGACAACCACATCGAGACTTATTGCCCATATAGCCAGAACAGCAGGATATATAACCGGATGCACTACTACCGACGGAATATACATAAACGGCAACCTGGTTGAAAAGGGCGATTGTACCGGTTTCAACAGTGCCATGACGGTATTAAAAGACCGGTCAGTGAATTTCGCTATTCTCGAAACGGCACGGGGAGGCATGTTAAGGTCGGGCCTGGCATTTGACAAGTGTGATGTTGGCATTGTGACCAATGTGGCCGAAGATCACATTGGGCTCAAGGATATTAACAGCATTGAGGAAATGGCAAAGGTCAAATCCATTGTGCCGGAAAGCGTAAAGCCTGATGGCCTCGCCATTCTGAATGAAAACAACGAATACACCTATGCCATGATAGAAAACGTGTCGTGCCCTGTTGCCCTTTTCAGTATAAATCCTAAAAGTCGGCGAATCCAGGATCATATGCGTAAAGGCGGGTTGACCGCTGTTTATTCAGGGAACAGGATTATCATTTCGGAAGGTACCAGGGTTCTGTTTGAAGAAAATGTCATCAACATACCTCTTTCCTTTAACGGCAAGGCAATTTTCAATATTGAAAATGCAATGGCGTCTCTTCTGGCCGTTCTCTATTATAATGTGCCTGTAGACATCATTAAAAAAGCACTGAGATCCTTCGAACCCAATTATGAAAATACACCCGGAAGATTAAATATGATTTCATTCAGGAATTTCAGCCTGATCATTGATTATGCTCATAACCCCCACGGAATTTCAGCGCTGGGAACACTGGTTAAACAGACACAGGCCCGTGAAAAAGTAGGAATCATAACCGCCCCGGGGGACAGGCGTAATTCGGATATTATTAACGTAGGCAAAATTTCAGCTGAACTCTTTGACAAGATTATCATCAGGATAGATGAGGACACAAGAGGACGCAAACCAAGGGAAATCATTGATCTGCTGCATGCCGGAATTAGAGAAAGGAAAAGAAACATGTTTATCGAAATCATTCCCCGCGAACATGACGCCTT
- a CDS encoding cyanophycinase, with translation MGINGMIIAIGGNEDKGLRNTKRLHVQETDLDFATSGILCRILSELDNDHAPVEIITSASGIPEKVGKNYIKAFRKLGHKKVNVLDIGDREDAEKPDIIKHIEDAACIMFSGGDQFKLISTLKETPVARILNQRYMNDKIVIAGTSAGAMAMPDLMIYPGPEPLNIRSKIVPIYEGLSLIHDTIIDTHFLVRGRFRRLSVAVANNPDHLGIGLEEDTGIIIRNGTRIEAIGSGLVTILDARSLQKENPSVKKKEDHEIFIENLLVHVLSNGDHFTLNKKVIH, from the coding sequence ATGGGTATAAACGGAATGATCATAGCCATAGGAGGTAATGAGGATAAAGGATTGAGAAATACAAAACGCCTGCATGTGCAGGAAACCGATCTCGACTTTGCGACTTCCGGTATACTGTGCCGCATACTTTCCGAACTCGATAATGATCATGCTCCTGTTGAAATTATCACCAGCGCATCGGGGATTCCTGAAAAAGTGGGAAAAAACTATATAAAAGCCTTCAGAAAACTCGGTCATAAAAAGGTGAACGTACTTGATATCGGTGATCGCGAGGATGCAGAAAAGCCGGATATTATTAAGCATATTGAAGATGCGGCCTGCATTATGTTTTCAGGCGGCGACCAGTTTAAACTTATAAGCACGTTAAAAGAAACCCCTGTTGCCCGTATATTGAACCAGCGCTATATGAATGATAAAATAGTGATAGCGGGCACCAGTGCGGGAGCTATGGCCATGCCCGACCTCATGATCTACCCGGGGCCTGAACCCTTGAACATACGATCGAAAATAGTTCCTATCTATGAAGGACTTTCACTGATTCACGACACCATTATTGATACTCATTTTCTTGTAAGAGGACGTTTCAGGCGGCTGTCGGTTGCAGTGGCCAATAACCCTGATCACTTAGGAATAGGGCTTGAAGAAGATACGGGTATCATTATCCGCAACGGAACCAGGATTGAGGCGATCGGTTCAGGACTTGTAACCATTCTGGATGCAAGGAGCCTTCAGAAAGAAAACCCCTCGGTGAAGAAGAAGGAAGACCACGAGATTTTTATTGAAAACCTGCTTGTTCATGTGCTCAGTAACGGGGATCATTTTACGCTGAATAAAAAGGTCATCCATTGA
- a CDS encoding HAMP domain-containing sensor histidine kinase, giving the protein MNTKINETPQSNSASGPNQAELKENYLSLKLKEYEQLNHKLEERLKQRTARLTEILDSKTRFISVIAHDLRSPFTAIMGSLELLKHKLHENNDDSMEYYVDLAMHASSRALGMLDSLLSWTISQNMAKSFNPVSFNLSELIHDELEMINESARLKNILIYTDVPEDLAVEADQNMIRTIVRNFIGNAIKFTHRGGRVRVYAMRQTEIIEIGVSDNGIGISAEAQKKLFRFNSFQSTNGTEHEQGSGLGLLICKDFVDRHGGMIDVESEPGKGSTFKFHLPQCSHGSINKTL; this is encoded by the coding sequence ATGAATACTAAAATCAATGAAACACCACAGTCAAATAGTGCATCCGGTCCCAACCAGGCAGAACTTAAGGAGAACTACTTATCACTTAAATTAAAGGAATATGAACAACTGAATCACAAACTTGAGGAAAGGTTAAAGCAACGAACAGCGCGTCTTACAGAAATATTGGATTCAAAGACCCGTTTCATAAGTGTTATTGCGCATGATTTAAGAAGTCCTTTCACTGCCATTATGGGATCGCTTGAACTACTGAAGCACAAGCTTCATGAAAATAACGACGACAGCATGGAATACTATGTCGACCTTGCAATGCATGCGTCCTCAAGGGCACTTGGAATGCTCGACAGCCTGTTATCATGGACAATATCACAGAACATGGCAAAAAGCTTCAACCCGGTTTCATTTAATCTTTCGGAACTGATCCATGATGAGCTTGAAATGATCAATGAATCAGCAAGGCTTAAAAATATTCTCATATATACAGATGTTCCGGAAGATCTGGCAGTTGAAGCCGATCAGAATATGATCCGTACCATTGTCCGGAATTTTATAGGGAATGCCATCAAATTCACTCACCGGGGTGGCCGGGTAAGGGTATATGCCATGCGACAGACCGAAATTATTGAAATAGGTGTTTCCGATAATGGTATTGGCATATCAGCCGAGGCGCAAAAGAAACTCTTCCGCTTTAATTCTTTTCAGTCCACAAACGGCACCGAGCATGAGCAGGGTTCAGGCCTTGGCCTTTTAATCTGCAAGGATTTTGTCGACAGGCATGGCGGAATGATCGATGTCGAAAGTGAGCCCGGGAAGGGTAGTACATTTAAATTTCATCTGCCACAGTGCAGCCATGGGTCAATAAATAAAACACTGTGA
- a CDS encoding sodium-translocating pyrophosphatase → MKYIKRLLFFMGMLIASGIPAMASEADLAIPDLHQGFFANFGLDAWHLLLYGSIVIVFTLSVSLTLFRSVKKLPAHKSMLNVAATIYETCKTYLIQQGKFLLILFAIIGTAMAYYFFALVGSTFSVVLLVLLFSVIGMAGSYSVAWYGIRVNTFANARTAFASLRGRPWDVVSIPLRAGMSIGLFLISLELIMMIVILLFVPRDIVGYCFLGFAIGESLGASALRIAGGIFTKIADIGSDLMKIVFHIKEDDPRNPGVIADCTGDNAGDSVGPTADGFETYGVTGVALISFITLAVKEPMIQASLIVWIFAMRFLMDFMSAVSFSVNQAISKAKYGNRKNFNFEEPLARLIWIASIMSIATTFFMSYMLIGTLTVDGVAYPSMWWKLASIISCGTLAAVLIPEFTKIFTSSQSKHVHEIVNASREGGSSLTILSGIVAGNFSAFWKGILLAGLMTIAYVVSTMGLSEIIGYSSIFAFGLVAFGFLCMGPVNIAVDSYGPVTDNAQSVFELAQTEHIPGIKHEIEKEFGFTPDFERGKLYLEENDSAGNTFKATAKPVLIGTAVIGATTMIFSIILLLKKLGLLALELTEAPVIIGFVCGGAVVYWFSGASIQAVAAGAYRAVEFIKRNINLDKKEADIEDSKTVVKICTQYAQKGMWNIFIALMTITLAFAFIDPNFFVSYLISIAIFGLFQAIYMANAGGAWDNAKKYVEVDLREKNTPLHSATVVGDTVGDPFKDTTSVALNPIIKFSTLFGLLAVEIAVNMKLAARAAGTFDFTMIIGLVMMAVSLVFIYRSFYAMRITDEKKKSNDVQTSKLIEEENAA, encoded by the coding sequence ATGAAATATATAAAACGTTTGTTGTTTTTTATGGGAATGCTGATTGCAAGTGGTATTCCTGCGATGGCCAGTGAAGCGGACCTCGCAATTCCTGATTTACACCAGGGTTTCTTTGCCAATTTTGGTTTAGACGCCTGGCATTTGCTACTATACGGTTCCATCGTAATAGTTTTTACACTTTCAGTAAGTCTTACACTTTTCAGGTCGGTTAAAAAACTTCCTGCACATAAATCGATGCTGAATGTGGCTGCAACCATTTATGAAACATGCAAAACTTACCTTATTCAGCAGGGAAAGTTCTTACTGATTCTTTTTGCCATTATCGGCACAGCCATGGCATACTATTTCTTTGCCCTTGTGGGATCTACATTTTCGGTAGTTCTGCTTGTGCTTCTTTTCTCTGTTATCGGTATGGCTGGCTCATACAGTGTTGCATGGTATGGCATACGCGTTAATACATTCGCTAACGCACGCACTGCCTTTGCTTCACTGCGCGGCAGACCATGGGATGTAGTTTCGATTCCCCTCAGGGCAGGAATGAGCATCGGCTTATTCCTCATCAGTCTTGAGCTCATTATGATGATCGTCATCCTGCTTTTTGTTCCCCGCGATATCGTTGGTTACTGTTTCCTTGGTTTTGCCATTGGTGAATCACTTGGCGCCAGTGCATTGCGTATTGCAGGCGGTATCTTTACAAAGATCGCCGACATTGGTTCGGATCTTATGAAAATCGTTTTCCACATTAAGGAAGACGATCCCCGCAATCCCGGTGTTATCGCCGATTGTACAGGTGACAATGCAGGTGACAGCGTAGGCCCTACAGCTGACGGTTTTGAAACATACGGTGTTACCGGTGTTGCTCTGATTTCCTTCATCACCCTTGCTGTAAAAGAACCCATGATCCAGGCTTCTCTTATCGTATGGATTTTTGCAATGAGATTTTTAATGGACTTCATGTCAGCCGTATCTTTTAGCGTTAACCAGGCTATCAGCAAGGCAAAATATGGAAACCGTAAGAACTTCAATTTCGAAGAACCTTTGGCTCGTCTTATCTGGATTGCCAGTATCATGTCAATTGCTACCACTTTCTTCATGAGTTATATGCTCATCGGTACTCTTACTGTTGACGGCGTTGCTTATCCTTCGATGTGGTGGAAACTTGCCTCCATCATCAGCTGCGGAACACTTGCCGCCGTGCTGATCCCTGAATTCACAAAAATCTTTACGAGTTCACAGTCGAAACACGTTCATGAGATCGTGAATGCGTCCAGAGAAGGCGGTTCATCACTCACCATTTTGTCAGGAATTGTTGCCGGTAACTTCAGTGCTTTCTGGAAAGGCATTCTCCTTGCTGGTCTTATGACTATTGCTTATGTAGTTAGTACGATGGGTCTGAGTGAGATTATCGGTTACTCTTCAATCTTCGCATTCGGACTGGTTGCTTTTGGTTTCCTTTGCATGGGACCTGTGAACATTGCTGTTGACAGCTATGGTCCGGTAACCGACAATGCCCAGTCAGTATTCGAACTGGCACAGACCGAACATATCCCCGGCATCAAGCATGAAATTGAAAAAGAATTTGGTTTCACTCCTGATTTTGAAAGGGGCAAACTGTATCTCGAAGAAAATGATTCAGCAGGTAATACTTTCAAGGCAACCGCAAAACCTGTGCTCATCGGTACAGCTGTTATCGGTGCCACAACCATGATTTTCTCCATCATTCTGCTTCTTAAAAAACTGGGTCTTCTTGCACTCGAATTAACCGAGGCTCCTGTAATCATCGGTTTTGTATGCGGTGGTGCTGTGGTATACTGGTTCAGCGGCGCATCCATACAGGCTGTTGCTGCCGGTGCTTACCGTGCTGTTGAGTTCATTAAACGCAATATTAACCTCGACAAGAAAGAAGCGGATATTGAAGATTCAAAGACTGTTGTTAAGATTTGTACCCAGTATGCTCAGAAGGGCATGTGGAACATCTTTATCGCACTGATGACTATCACACTGGCGTTTGCCTTTATTGATCCGAACTTCTTTGTATCATACCTGATTTCTATTGCCATCTTCGGTTTGTTCCAGGCTATTTACATGGCCAATGCAGGTGGTGCATGGGATAATGCAAAGAAATACGTTGAGGTTGACCTGAGAGAAAAGAACACACCGCTCCATTCAGCTACAGTTGTAGGTGATACAGTGGGTGATCCTTTCAAGGATACCACATCCGTGGCTCTCAACCCGATTATCAAGTTCTCAACCCTGTTCGGTCTTCTGGCTGTTGAAATTGCAGTGAACATGAAGCTCGCAGCCCGCGCTGCCGGTACATTCGATTTCACAATGATTATTGGTCTTGTTATGATGGCTGTTTCACTTGTATTTATTTACAGGTCGTTCTACGCCATGCGCATTACCGATGAAAAGAAGAAAAGCAACGATGTTCAAACCTCAAAACTCATTGAGGAAGAAAACGCTGCTTAG
- a CDS encoding 4Fe-4S dicluster domain-containing protein, giving the protein MKADFKHDILKSTGVHVDKCYQCGKCSAGCPLAEEMDYPPSYVMRMLQTGNPEFREKVIRSFTIWVCLSCETCYARCPMSIEIPRLMDYMRELSLSEKKTNPKAREIISFHKSFLDSIEKTGRLYEIGLLADYKVRTLKLMQDVQLAPAMFRRGKLNIVPELIRDRKRMSSIFSKTLKKKK; this is encoded by the coding sequence ATGAAAGCTGATTTCAAACACGATATTTTGAAATCCACCGGTGTTCATGTGGATAAGTGCTACCAGTGTGGAAAATGCTCAGCAGGCTGTCCGCTTGCCGAAGAGATGGATTATCCGCCCAGTTATGTAATGAGGATGCTGCAGACCGGCAACCCGGAATTCCGGGAAAAAGTTATCCGGTCGTTCACCATCTGGGTTTGCCTCTCGTGCGAAACCTGTTACGCCCGATGCCCCATGAGCATCGAAATTCCCCGGTTAATGGACTATATGCGCGAATTGTCGTTAAGTGAAAAGAAGACAAATCCCAAAGCCCGTGAAATCATCTCCTTTCACAAATCTTTCCTCGATTCGATTGAAAAAACGGGACGACTCTATGAAATAGGGTTGCTTGCCGATTATAAAGTCCGCACCCTTAAACTGATGCAGGATGTTCAGCTTGCCCCGGCCATGTTCAGGCGTGGCAAACTGAATATTGTGCCTGAACTTATCCGTGACCGGAAACGTATGTCATCCATTTTTTCGAAAACGCTTAAAAAGAAAAAATAA
- a CDS encoding CoB--CoM heterodisulfide reductase iron-sulfur subunit B family protein, producing the protein MALGFYPGCSLKGSSREYNESVLALARAFNVQVKEISDWNCCGATAAHNLNKELSLALPARIIALAEKDGFDEIVIPCAACYSRLASTMHELYRHPETKENISRVIDMEVKGSVKLLNVIQFLEKYILPGLETRIINRFAHKVACYYGCLLVRPHAVLQFDREEEPQTMDVIMSKIGAEPIDWAFKTECCGAGLSVSRTNTVARLSGNILRDASDRGAGAVIVACPMCHSNLDMRRNDINKSQHTDYTMPVIYITQAIGLAIGITGKELGLHRHFVKAEI; encoded by the coding sequence ATGGCCCTTGGCTTTTATCCGGGGTGTTCCCTCAAAGGGTCTTCCCGGGAATATAATGAATCTGTCCTGGCCCTTGCCCGGGCATTTAATGTACAGGTTAAGGAAATCAGCGACTGGAACTGCTGCGGTGCCACGGCAGCTCACAACCTGAACAAAGAACTCTCACTGGCACTTCCGGCAAGGATAATTGCCCTTGCTGAAAAAGACGGATTCGATGAAATTGTCATCCCGTGCGCCGCATGCTACAGCCGGCTGGCTTCTACAATGCATGAACTTTACAGGCACCCGGAAACAAAGGAAAACATCAGCCGGGTAATAGATATGGAGGTGAAGGGCTCGGTTAAACTCCTTAATGTCATACAGTTTCTTGAGAAATATATTCTTCCTGGCCTTGAAACCCGGATCATCAACCGCTTTGCTCATAAGGTAGCCTGTTATTACGGATGCCTGCTTGTAAGGCCCCATGCCGTACTCCAATTCGACAGGGAAGAAGAGCCGCAGACAATGGATGTGATCATGTCGAAAATCGGTGCCGAACCCATCGACTGGGCATTTAAAACCGAATGCTGCGGGGCTGGTTTATCGGTTTCACGAACAAACACTGTTGCGCGTCTTTCGGGAAACATTCTCAGGGACGCATCTGACCGGGGTGCCGGGGCCGTGATTGTAGCATGCCCGATGTGTCATTCCAACCTCGATATGAGAAGAAACGATATTAACAAATCGCAGCATACCGATTATACTATGCCGGTAATTTATATCACCCAGGCAATTGGTCTTGCGATTGGTATTACCGGTAAAGAACTGGGTTTGCACAGGCACTTTGTTAAAGCTGAAATTTAA
- a CDS encoding CoB--CoM heterodisulfide reductase iron-sulfur subunit A family protein, whose amino-acid sequence MSRIGVFVCHCGENISATVDCAKVAQTLSTHEGVAYSIDYKYMCSDPGQSMIKQAIKEKNLSGVVVAACSPRMHEPTFRRACNEAGLNPYLCEMANLREHCSWVHEKNDATTEKAIDVVRMLVEKVKRNHSLSSIKVPVTKTALVIGGGIAGIQTSLDIANTGHKVILIEKEPSIGGHMSQLSETFPTLDCSQCILTPRMVEVAQHPNITLYTYAELESIEGFIGNFKAKIRKKAKSIDEKLCTGCGLCITKCPNKKIPGEFNEGLGTRTAIYVPFPQAVPNKPVIDKNNCTYYTKGKCKICEKFCPTGAIRFDQADEIIEVPVGAVVLATGFTVKDTAFFPEYGYGKYADVITGLQFERLASASGPTFGEIRRPSDGKIPEKIVFVACAGSRDPAKGIPYCSKICCMYTAKHAMLYQHKVHHGESYVFYMDIRAAGKNYDEFVRRAIEEDGVKYIRGRVSRIYEKNGKLIVKGADTLLNAMPVEIEADMVVLATAGVPNAGAEELAQKLHVSYDEYGFFAEAHPKLKPVETNTAGIFLTGACQAPKDIPETVGMASGAAVKVAGLFSQDELTREPLIAVVNRSAPPLYSTCVGCFMCQTACPYQAIEKEDIKDRKGNYVKTVARVNPGLCQGCGTCVAFCRSKSIDIEGYTHEQVFAEVMTLLNS is encoded by the coding sequence ATGTCAAGAATTGGCGTATTTGTTTGTCATTGCGGCGAGAATATCAGTGCTACGGTTGATTGTGCCAAAGTTGCACAAACGCTGTCAACACATGAAGGAGTAGCCTATAGTATCGACTATAAGTATATGTGTTCCGACCCGGGACAGAGCATGATCAAACAGGCCATTAAGGAAAAGAATCTTTCCGGCGTTGTGGTTGCGGCATGCTCACCAAGGATGCATGAACCCACCTTCAGGCGGGCATGCAACGAAGCCGGTTTGAATCCGTACCTGTGTGAAATGGCTAATCTCCGTGAGCACTGCTCCTGGGTTCATGAAAAGAATGATGCTACCACCGAAAAGGCAATCGACGTGGTGAGAATGCTTGTTGAAAAGGTAAAACGGAATCATTCACTCTCTTCCATAAAGGTTCCTGTTACAAAAACTGCACTGGTCATTGGCGGCGGCATTGCAGGCATTCAAACCAGCCTTGATATAGCCAATACAGGTCATAAAGTTATTTTAATTGAAAAGGAGCCATCGATAGGCGGCCATATGTCGCAGCTTTCAGAGACTTTTCCCACACTTGACTGCTCCCAATGCATCCTGACACCCAGAATGGTTGAAGTGGCCCAGCATCCGAATATTACTTTGTACACCTATGCCGAACTCGAAAGCATTGAGGGATTCATAGGAAATTTCAAGGCAAAGATCAGGAAAAAGGCTAAAAGCATTGATGAGAAACTGTGCACAGGCTGCGGACTCTGCATTACAAAATGCCCTAACAAGAAAATACCCGGCGAATTCAACGAGGGACTTGGAACCCGCACTGCTATTTACGTCCCTTTTCCACAGGCTGTTCCGAATAAACCGGTTATCGATAAAAACAATTGTACCTATTATACTAAGGGGAAGTGTAAGATCTGTGAGAAATTCTGTCCGACTGGCGCTATCCGCTTCGACCAGGCCGACGAGATCATAGAAGTTCCGGTAGGAGCCGTTGTGCTTGCCACCGGTTTTACGGTTAAGGATACAGCATTCTTCCCCGAATACGGCTATGGCAAGTATGCCGATGTGATTACAGGACTTCAGTTTGAACGGCTTGCTTCAGCATCGGGTCCGACATTCGGGGAAATCAGGAGACCATCCGACGGAAAAATACCGGAGAAAATCGTTTTTGTAGCATGCGCAGGCTCACGTGATCCGGCCAAGGGAATACCTTACTGCTCGAAGATATGCTGCATGTACACTGCAAAACATGCGATGCTTTACCAGCATAAGGTACACCATGGCGAATCGTATGTGTTCTATATGGACATCAGGGCAGCAGGCAAGAATTATGATGAATTCGTGCGCAGGGCAATTGAAGAAGATGGAGTAAAATACATCCGTGGCCGGGTTTCTCGCATTTATGAAAAGAACGGGAAACTCATCGTAAAAGGGGCCGACACCCTGCTGAATGCCATGCCCGTTGAAATTGAAGCCGACATGGTGGTGCTGGCAACAGCCGGTGTGCCCAATGCCGGTGCTGAAGAACTGGCTCAGAAACTGCATGTATCGTACGATGAATACGGATTTTTCGCTGAGGCGCATCCCAAGTTGAAACCGGTTGAGACCAATACGGCAGGTATATTTCTTACAGGAGCCTGCCAGGCACCCAAAGACATTCCTGAAACCGTGGGAATGGCGTCAGGCGCAGCCGTTAAAGTGGCAGGGTTGTTTTCGCAGGATGAACTTACCCGTGAACCGCTGATTGCCGTCGTGAACCGGTCGGCACCCCCGCTTTACTCAACGTGTGTGGGATGCTTTATGTGTCAGACCGCATGCCCTTACCAGGCAATTGAAAAAGAAGACATAAAGGACCGGAAAGGCAACTATGTTAAAACAGTTGCCAGGGTGAACCCCGGACTTTGCCAGGGATGCGGAACCTGTGTCGCATTTTGCAGGTCAAAGTCGATTGATATCGAAGGGTACACCCATGAACAGGTATTTGCTGAGGTAATGACCCTGTTAAACAGTTAA
- a CDS encoding hydrogenase iron-sulfur subunit yields MAEFEPKIVAFVCNWCTYAGADLTGTSRIKYASNVRIVRFPCTGRIDYMLILKAFGQGADGVIVSGCHPNDCHYTSGNFHARRRWIIFRGLLDFMGIDVNRIKFSWVSAAEGAKWADVVNSTVADIRAMGPYSNYKEIAQITDNNPINE; encoded by the coding sequence ATGGCTGAATTCGAACCGAAAATAGTGGCTTTTGTCTGCAACTGGTGTACTTACGCAGGGGCAGACCTTACCGGAACCAGCAGGATCAAATATGCCAGCAATGTAAGAATTGTGAGGTTCCCGTGTACAGGCCGCATTGACTATATGCTTATTCTCAAAGCCTTCGGGCAGGGCGCTGACGGTGTTATCGTATCAGGCTGTCATCCCAATGATTGCCATTACACTTCCGGTAATTTTCACGCCCGCAGAAGGTGGATCATTTTCAGAGGTTTGCTCGACTTTATGGGCATTGACGTAAACCGCATTAAATTCTCCTGGGTTTCAGCTGCCGAAGGCGCAAAATGGGCAGATGTGGTAAACTCAACTGTAGCCGATATTAGGGCTATGGGACCTTATAGCAACTATAAAGAAATAGCACAAATAACGGATAATAATCCTATCAATGAATGA